A stretch of DNA from Campylobacter concisus:
GGCGTGCTTATGTTTGCTGAGCTTGCTAGTATAAATTTCAAAGATCCGGCCATTGCGGTTGCGACATTTTTTATAGTTGTGCTCATACCACTTACTTACTCGATCACAAACGGCCTTGCATTTGGCTTTATGTCATACGTAATAGTTAAGCTCATAAAGAGAGAATTCGGCGATATAAATTTAGGTGTAGTAGTGCTAGCGCTCATTAGTTTTATCGTATTTTTAGTGCATTGATAAGGAAGAAAAATGATATTTTATAGCTACGATGAATTTGCTATTGATACTAAAAAGATGGCAAAACAGATAAAAGATGAGTTTGATCCAGAGGTGATACTAGCTGTGGCAAGAGGTGGTCTAACGCTTGGCCACTCGCTAGCTGTTGCGCTTAATAATAGAAATTTATTTACCCTAAATTCTATCCATTATGAAGATACCAACAAGCTTGATACGATTAATATCTTTAACGTGCCAGATCTTAGCAAATACACTAAAATTTTGCTCGTCGATGACATCATCGACAGTGGAGAGAGCATGGTCGAGATAAAAAGAGAACTGCTTAAGCGTTATCCAAATTTAGATATCAAAATAGCGACCGTCTTTTATAAAGAGAAGGCTCTGCTTTTGCCAGAATTTAAGGTAAAAGAGGCTCACGATTGGATTGAGTTTTTTTGGGATATACATATTTAAGGAAAATTTTTGCTAGATAAATTTAGAGAATTTGTTGGACATCACGTCGCTTTTAGCGTATTTTTAATATGTTTGATTGATTGTATATTTTTACTTTTTACGGCAAATTCTCTTAGCATAAGTTACAGTGAAGCTGAAATTTTTTTTAACAAACAAAATTTTCTTAGCCATGTTTTAAACTTAAGTGTTCAAATTTTTGGTCAAACAGATATTGCTCTAAGATCTGTAATGATCGCGTTTCATATTCTAAGCGTTATTTTAATGTATAAGATAAGCAAATTTTACATTAAATTAGAGTTTGACAGACTTATTGCGGTATTGCTTTTTATCTTACTTCCTGGCACGCTAGCTTCAGCTCTTATCGTCAATAATGCTGGGCTTTGCGTTATGCTGGCGCTCCTATGTATATACTTTTTCCATATTAAAAATAAAATTTTATTTGTAACATTTTTTTGTCTTTCTTTTTTTATAGATGGCGATTTTTTGATATTTTACGTAGGATTTTTTATATTTGCACTTTACAAAAG
This window harbors:
- a CDS encoding phosphoribosyltransferase, whose translation is MIFYSYDEFAIDTKKMAKQIKDEFDPEVILAVARGGLTLGHSLAVALNNRNLFTLNSIHYEDTNKLDTINIFNVPDLSKYTKILLVDDIIDSGESMVEIKRELLKRYPNLDIKIATVFYKEKALLLPEFKVKEAHDWIEFFWDIHI